Proteins encoded together in one Microplitis mediator isolate UGA2020A chromosome 7, iyMicMedi2.1, whole genome shotgun sequence window:
- the LOC130671445 gene encoding uncharacterized protein LOC130671445: MDSENEVIADVDTGNSDDETNGDVDNEAAAVTSSNPDDVTYMDSNNDIDNDSEESEADTIILDFDDYSHGNVPNPDLNGADVACSLRRDAVTPADLNNAIRSEECMTYMAAVPNVYYTDRRICLGVIN, from the exons ATGGATTCAGAAAATGAAGTGATTGCAGATGTTGATACTGGTAATTCCGATGATGAGACTAATGGAGATGTAGATAATGAAGCTGCAGCTGTTACTTCTAGCAATCCCGATGATGTTACTTACATGGATTCAAATAATGATATTGATAATGATTCGGAAGAATCCGAGGCTGACACTATCATTCTCGATTTTGATGACTATTCTCATGGCAATGTTCCTAATCCCGACCTAAATGGTGCTGATGTTGCCTGCAGTTTACGGCGCGACGCGGTTACACCTGCGGACTTGAACAACGCTATCA GAAGTGAAGAATGTATGACTTACATGGCCGCTGTTCCGAACGTCTactacactgatagaaggatttgtTTAGgagtaataaattga
- the LOC130671955 gene encoding uncharacterized protein LOC130671955 yields the protein MGDEEKKKGLPKDQEHSEVPEGTPTDQHLFPVINVVENQGLSDSSATETGIHGEGDQSKQKVKRTPKKSTISPALELKVISQHSRLRVFSDWETLAAMLTVADGLAQLKSRLELLEGEWHQFNLTHDSLALTCTKEFLESSYVKDGVYDLVYRSYINAKGKLIALINSIPVPAVAPTVIHSTRAPTHLPALAIPKFDGRYENWPEFRDSFTSMVINAQELAPVQRLQYLKSCLQGQAALSLASVQMCDDQFVPAWNQLKERYDNPRLLIGAQLDKLLNMHALTSRSSEQLNYLLNTVSEVINALNALGVQLNSDMNPLLTQLIISKLDSHNRELWENKMGASTEYPSLKVLNDFLVSRARAQERVEQASKPPRSSGKPASYSAAAVSNSHSSETKSPATNSSTALKKPPKKVFPPAQYPCDLCKGDHFIVRCTQFLGLTKAQRTQVVVEKRLCENCFGHHLPDACNSKFTCRVCEQKHHTMIHPGLNSTQKPSSSAAKGTQ from the coding sequence ATGGGGGATGAAGAGAAGAAGAAGGGTCTTCCAAAGGACCAGGAGCACTCAGAGGTCCCTGAAGGTACCCCCACGGACCAACACCTCTTTCCTGTAATCAACGTGGTCGAAAATCAAGGCCTCAGCGACTCAAGCGCCACCGAGACTGGGATCCATGGCGAAGGAGACCAGTCTAAGCAGAAAGTCAAACGCACTCCAAAGAAATCGACGATTTCCCCAGCACTCGAGCTGAAAGTTATCAGCCAGCACTCACGGCTTAGAGTCTTCTCAGACTGGGAAACTCTGGCTGCTATGCTCACCGTTGCCGACGGACTAGCTCAACTCAAGTCTCGACTTGAGTTACTCGAGGGTGAATGGCACCAATTCAACCTCACTCACGACTCACTAGCACTCACCTGCACCAAGGAGTTCTTGGAGAGCTCATATGTCAAGGACGGAGTATACGATTTGGTGTATCGGTCGTATATCAACGCCAAGGGCAAACTCATCGCACTCATCAACTCAATACCAGTTCCAGCTGTTGCTCCAACTGTAATACACTCAACCCGGGCTCCAACTCATTTGCCAGCACTCGCAATTCCCAAGTTCGATGGGCGTTACGAGAACTGGCCGGAATTCAGGGACTCATTCACCTCAATGGTGATAAATGCTCAAGAACTTGCTCCAGTTCAACGTCTTCAGTACCTGAAGAGCTGTCTGCAAGGACAAGCCGCACTCAGCCTCGCCAGTGTACAAATGTGCGACGACCAATTTGTACCTGCGTGGAATCAGCTCAAGGAGAGATATGACAACCCTCGCCTACTCATCGGTGCTCAACTGGACAAGCTCCTTAACATGCATGCACTCACTTCACGCTCATCTGAGCAGCTCAATTACCTTCTGAACACCGTTTCAGAGGTAATCAACGCACTCAACGCACTCGGGGTACAATTGAACTCAGATATGAATCCGCTGCTTACGCAGTTGATTATATCTAAACTGGACTCACACAACCGGGAGCTCTGGGAGAACAAAATGGGTGCTTCGACTGAATACCCATCACTCAAAGTGCTCAATGACTTTCTAGTCAGTCGTGCTCGTGCTCAAGAACGGGTGGAACAGGCATCCAAACCACCACGTTCATCTGGAAAACCAGCGTCATactctgctgctgctgtttcCAACTCGCACTCATCGGAAACTAAATCTCCAGCCACGAACTCATCTACTGCACTCAAGAAGCCTCCCAAGAAGGTATTCCCTCCTGCACAATATCCCTGTGATTTGTGTAAAGGAGATCACTTTATTGTGAGATGCACTCAATTCTTGGGACTCACAAAGGCTCAACGCACTCAAGTCGTTGTGGAAAAGCGACTTTGTGAAAATTGTTTTGGCCATCATCTACCGGATGCGTGCAATTCAAAATTCACATGCAGGGTGTGTGAACAAAAACATCACACCATGATACACCCGGGACTCAACAGCACTCAAAAACCATCTAGCTCAGCCGCTAAAGGCACTCAATAA
- the LOC130671956 gene encoding uncharacterized protein LOC130671956 — MPSGLDHQVKYSSNSLVNSLKLKRTHSSIQIIGIGVANAGRTKGQVALKLSSKHSNDSVIISAHILGGLTTQLPSVALNTLNWDQYKQLQLADPAFMRPGPIDIIIGADHYGLIIKDALIKRSEGLPIAQDTIFGWILLGPVTQRTHRPSITYHAAVEQSTQQLQDLLSRFWTQEEIPVSKIKELNPDEEACEAHFQQTHRRDSSGRYIVRLPIKSSPQQLGNSYSAAYRCLIHLKRRLDHDDRLKALYLDFLKEYEELNHMVESTQSTTSEPDYYLPHHGVLRESSITTKLRVVFNGSKTTSSGLSLNDVLHTGPKLQLDIFDVLIGVRTHKLIFITDITKMFRQILVDERDQSLQQILWFNQQGQITPYKLTTVTYGTRPAPYLAVRALLQLVEDEGHRFPLAIIPLTHGRYVDDTFGGADDLDSLQQVADQLEALCKAGGFPLAKWASNHPKLQQLNHVEAIKNHKFEDPDSSTKILGMYWSSHSDQFFFTYSPPCSTPKFTKRIILSEIAQIFDPLGFLAPLIIRAKVFMQELWLEKLSWDTPLAANQRHKWRNFKNELKFISEIKIPRWIHSSTCSTTEIHGFSDASQLAMAAAVFIKVHTPAHGVKVTLLCSKTKVAPLKRLTIPRLELTAAHMLAKLTKHCQSTLNLTQSPIYLWTDSTITLTWIKSHPSRWKEFVRNRVSHIQDLLPDGHWNFIPGTQNPADCATRGLTPTQLRDHQLWWTGPPWLLKSSSSWPKCPSIDDTGAQAEERPGLALFSSNSSLKSNWPIMERPIPLLRMLRATAICFRLRDMIKKSPNSSLKTPITSDEVISALNFCIKETQRIHFSNEINMHSKHAPWPNGHPFARLVAFIDTDGIIRVGGRLENSSNQDQSKHPAILPRNAALTKLIISDAHQRTMHGGTQLTLAFIRQKYWIIGGRQPVRSIILKCIKCARHRADRAQQLMGQLPVSRVTPSSAFTHTGVDYAGPITLKNWRRRGAKTYKGWICVFVCLSTSAVHLEVVSDYSSSGFIAALRRFISRRGICTALYSDCGTTFKGAETDLNRLFTQGTQESREILDHITVNSIAWHFNPPAAPHMGGKWEAAVKSLKHHLTRSTIGATHGRSR, encoded by the exons ATGCCTAGTGGACTTGATCACCAAGTTAAGTACTCATCCA ATTCCTTGGTCAATTCACTCAAACTTAAACGCACTCACTCATCTATCCAGATTATTGGTATTGGTGTTGCCAATGCTGGTAGAACTAAAGGTCAAGTCGCACTCAAGCTTTCATCTAAGCATTCAAACGACTCAGTCATCATCAGTGCTCATATACTAGGTGGTCTCACTACTCAACTACCATCTGTTGCACTCAACACACTCAACTGGGACCAATACAAACAACTACAATTGGCAGATCCAGCGTTCATGAGACCAGGACCAATTGATATCATCATTGGTGCCGATCATTATGGTCTTATCATTAAAGATGCACTCATTAAAAGGTCTGAAGGCCTGCCAATCGCTCAAGATACCATCTTCGGATGGATATTACTTGGTCCAGTTACTCAACGCACTCATCGACCATCTATTACTTATCATGCTGCTGTCGAGCAGTCAACTCAACAACTTCAAGACCTGCTATCACGCTTCTGGACTCAAGAAGAAATTCCAGTCAGCAAAATCAAGGAACTCAACCCAGATGAGGAGGCGTGTGAAGCGCATTTTCAACAAACTCATCGACGAGACAGTTCAGGACGATACATAGTTCGACTGCCAATCAAATCGTCACCTCAACAGCTGGGAAATTCGTACTCAGCAGCATACCGCTGTCTTATTCATCTCAAACGTCGTTTAGATCATGACGATCGTTTGAAAGCACTCTACCTTGATTTTCTGAAGGAATACGAAGAACTCAACCACATGGTGGAATCAACTCAATCAACAACAAGTGAACCAGACTACTATCTCCCTCATCATGGAGTCTTACGGGAAAGCAGCATCACAACCAAGCTGCGAGTAGTTTTCAACGGTTCCAAAACCACCAGCTCAGGTCTTTCACTCAACGATGTGCTTCACACCGGTCCAAAACTGCAACTAGACATCTTCGACGTACTCATAGGAGTTCGCACTCATAAGCTCATCTTCATAACAGATATCACGAAGATGTTTAGACAGATTTTGGTCGACGAACGCGATCAATCACTTCAACAAATACTCTGGTTCAACCAACAAGGCCAAATAACTCCATATAAACTCACCACGGTCACTTACGGGACCAGACCAGCTCCATATTTGGCCGTTCGTGCTCTACTTCAATTGGTTGAAGACGAAGGACATCGATTTCCTCTTGCGATAATTCCACTCACCCACGGAAGATATGTTGACGATACCTTTGGTGGTGCCGATGACTTGGACTCATTACAACAAGTTGCTGATCAACTTGAAGCACTCTGCAAGGCGGGCGGATTCCCTCTTGCTAAATGGGCAAGCAATCATCCAAAATTACAACAACTCAATCATGTGGAAGCGatcaaaaatcataaattcgAGGATCCAGACTCCAGCACTAAGATTCTGGGCATGTACTGGTCCTCACACTCAGATCAGTTCTTTTTTACGTACTCACCACCATGCTCAACtccaaaatttacaaaaaggaTCATTTTATCAGAGATTGCTCAAATCTTTGATCCTCTTGGATTTCTCGCACCACTCATCATTCGAGCCAAGGTATTCATGCAGGAGCTTTGGCTCGAAAAGCTCAGCTGGGACACTCCATTGGCAGCCAATCAACGGCATAAATGGAGAAACTTCAAAAATGAACTCAAATTTATCTCTGAAATCAAAATTCCAAGATGGATCCACTCATCCACGTGCTCAACCACCGAAATTCATGGATTCTCGGACGCCTCTCAATTGGCAATGGCAGCTGCCGTGTTCATCAAAGTCCACACACCTGCTCATGGAGTCAAAGTTACGCTGCTCTGCTCCAAAACCAAGGTAGCTCCGTTAAAACGACTAACGATACCAAGGTTAGAACTCACCGCAGCTCACATGTTGGCAAAACTCACAAAACACTGCCAGAGCACTCTCAATCTCACTCAATCGCCAATATACTTGTGGACGGACTCAACAATTACACTCACGTGGATTAAATCTCATCCGTCTCGCTGGAAGGagtttgttcgaaatagggtGTCACATATTCAAGATCTACTTCCAGATGGCCACTGGAATTTCATTCCGGGCACACAAAATCCAGCAGACTGCGCAACACGAGGGTTGACACCTACTCAACTCCGTGATCATCAACTATGGTGGACTGGCCCACCATGGTTGCTCAAGAGTTCATCGTCCTGGCCTAAATGTCCATCAATCGATGATACAGGAGCTCAAGCAGAAGAACGGCCTGGACTGGCCCTGTTCTCATCGAATTCATCGCTAAAATCAAATTGGCCTATCATGGAACGGCCAATACCACTCCTACGCATGTTACGAGCTACTGCAATCTGCTTTAGACTTCGTGACATGATCAAGAAATCACCAAACTCATCACTCAAGACTCCAATTACTTCTGACGAAGTAATTTCTGCACTCAACTTCTGTATCAAAGAAACTCAACGCATTCACTTTTCAAACGAGATCAACATGCACTCCAAACACGCACCATGGCCTAATGGTCATCCATTTGCTCGATTGGTTGCATTCATTGACACCGACGGCATCATTCGAGTAGGTGGACGGTTGGAAAATTCTTCAAATCAAGACCAAAGCAAGCATCCTGCTATTCTACCACGGAATGCGGCACTCACAAAACTCATCATCTCTGATGCTCATCAGCGTACCATGCATGGTGGTACTCAACTTACTCTTGCATTCATACGACAAAAGTACTGGATCATTGGCGGTAGACAACCAGTACGCTCAATTATACTCAAATGTATAAAATGCGCACGACATCGTGCTGATAGAGCTCAACAACTCATGGGTCAGCTACCAGTATCACGAGTTACTCCATCATCTGCATTCACTCACACTGGAGTTGACTATGCTGGCCCAATAACACTCAAAAATTGGAGACGCAGAGGAGCAAAAACATACAAGGGCTGGATTTGTGTTTTTGTCTGCCTTTCTACGTCCGCAGTACATCTAGAGGTAGTCAGCGACTACAGCTCTAGTGGGTTCATCGCAGCACTCCGCAGATTTATCAGCCGACGAGGCATCTGCACAGCACTCTACAGCGATTGTGGAACGACGTTCAAAGGCGCTGAAACTGATCTCAACCGTCTGTTCACTCAAGGAACTCAAGAGTCAAGAGAAATACTGGATCACATCACTGTGAACAGTATTGCCTGGCATTTCAATCCACCAGCAGCTCCACACATGGGTGGAAAGTGGGAAGCTGCTGTCAAATCACTCAAGCATCATCTTACTCGATCA ACCATTGGAGCCACTCACGGAAGATCCAGATGA